The genome window AAAATGGCGCTATCATCAAACAAAGAAAAGAAGCCAAAGGTTTCCCTATAACTCGCATAGAAACCTTATCTCATGGCAAATTTAATCGTGACAAGTTAGGCCATGCTGACATTTTCGACACAACACCTTACAAACGATATATCTTAGAAGACAAGGACTTGATTATGTCACACATCAATAGCCGTGCCTTTCTTGGAAGAACCGTGCTTTATAGAAAGAAAGGAAATGAACAAATTATTCATGGAATGAATGTCTTGAGGATTAAGACGAATGAACAATTTTTAGATCCTGTTTTTGCATCTTATTTATTCAAAACATCACATTTCAAAAAAGCAATTGATAGCATTCGTAAAGATGCCATCAACCAGTCTAGTATAAACATATTTGACATATGCAACATACAAATAAGCCTTCCTTCAATTACAGAGCAGAGAAAAATTTCTCATGCCCTGCAACTGATTGATAAAAAAATTGAAACTAATCATCTGATAAATGATAATTTACCGTTGCCTGACCATTCATTAAGAGAGGCAAGAGTTCGTCGCGCTGCTTAGTAAGTTTTAATATCTCTTGTTGGTTAGAATATATTAAATCTTGTAATTCATTAACTATATGACAAAACTGATTGATATGTTTTTCCGACATAGGAAAGTACAAATGTTTTAATGCCTCATGTGTTATCAGAGGTTGGGATGACCCTCCTTTATTTTTTGACAAGTTGTATAATTTCAATGAATAAAATAAGAAAGGTTGCCAATCATCATTTTTAGAACATATAGATATCGCATTGTCACTCACCCAACAAGGAACTTTACTATAATGTATGCTTCCACAATTTGCACCAACACGACCAATTATTATGCAAGCTGGATAATTGCTTATCTCTACCATTTTAACTATACCATTACCACCATATGCAGGAACCAATCCTTCATTTTGTGGCATTGTTTGCCCATTACCTATGGTAAACAAATCAGTATAGTTTGATGCCATCCACTCTTTCGGTATCTCACGTTTCAACTTATCATTCCACACCATAGCTCCACCACTCGATTTATACGGCTTGCCCTCCTCATTAGGAAAGTCAAACTGCACGAACCAGTAGTCGTAGAGCTGCTTTGCCATCGCCTCTAAATTATCATTTATCTGACAATTGAGTTTAATTTTGGCATCAAGTTTTTGAAGAACAGAAGCTATACGCTTTTGTTCTTCGATTTTTGGCAACATAACTTTTATGCCATAGTAACTATCAAAAGTCATGCTTGGGACACCAGTACCAGAATCCAAGCGGCTCAAATCCAATAGTTTCAAGTATCGATACAAGAAATATGGATTAGCTAGTTCTTCATTCACAACGGTATAATATAATGTATCAACTGTCCAAAAAGGAACATCGCAATACTGAATATTATCCAAAGACCCTTTACGAGGTAACAATATACTTGGTTTATCATAAAGATACTCGTTTACAAAGCGCATAACTCCCCCACTACCAAATACAGGATATTCCCCATCTGGCAGTTCCTTATGATCTTTACCATTCTTTATCTCTAATAATTGAGACAACTTATATTCTTTCATATTCTGCTACAATTTAGATTACAAAGATAATCAAAATCAAGCAGGATATCGATTTTCTAAACCTTAATTAAGATATTTTCGATGTGCCATCTTCACATTTGCCTGATTTACCATTGCATAATGCAAGGTCGTGTCTATTTTTACATGTCCAAGTAACTTTTGTACTTGCTCTATTGGCATACCCTTATCTATGGCCATGGTGGCCAATGTTCTTCTAAACTTGTGGGGATGAACCTTGCTAAGAGAAGCTCGCTTTCCTAAATTGCGCAAGCGAACTTCTACGCCACTGATCGTAAGACGAGTATGCGGCTTGGCAAGACTTACAAACAAAGCAGGATTGTCATCAGTTCGCTCATCTAAGTATTTCTTTAGGTGAATCTTAGTTCGAGCATTGAAATAAACTTCTCGCTCTTTGTTTCCTTTACCAAACACAACACATTGACGTTCGTGAAAATCAATATCCTCACGATTCATCTTTACCAACTCACCAACACGCATACCTGTACTGGCAAGCAAATCTATCATAGCGATGTCACGCAATTCTTGGCAACTATCACGTAGTATTTCCATACTTTCATCTGAAAGCACCTCCTTTACCAAAGTATCAGTACGAACCTTATGTATTCTTCGCACAGGACTTTTCACGATATAGTCCTCATCCTCCAACCATGAGAAGAAGCTGGAAAATATGCGTCGCAAATTATCGATCGTCACCTTGCTAAGGTGATGATTTTCTTGTTGTTCAGCAAGATAGCATCGAATATCATTAGTCGTTATTTCCTGCACTTTTTTGCTTACTGCCGCCATCAACTTCTCTATAGAAGACTTATAATAGTGAATCGTCTTGTCAGAGCATCCCTCTATTTTCTTTGCAGAAATGAACACATCAAGCAACTCCGCATTCTCCTTTTCACGGTTTTCACCATCAGACAACTTCAGGCAAACATCAAAATTCTCCAAAGCCACTTCCATTGTGTCATGCAATAGCTTCAAGTGCTCCTCAGACAATACACTACGCATACCATCTAATACATTTTTTATCAATTCTTTCTTCATAATTTTATTTCTTGTTTCTACATATAATATAAGGTAATAGACGGATTATTGCAATAAATGATAATTTACCGTTGCCTGACCATTCATCAGGAGAGGCAAGAGTTCGTCTCGCTGCTTAGTTAGAGCTGCAATTTCTTTTGTAAGAGCAAGCTGTTTGTCTGCTATTCCATTTTGTAATTCTATCCATTGCACATAGATGTTTTTTGCACCAATAGTAAGAATTGGAAACTTGCAGAGATCATCCCTTGAAACTTCTTTGAAAGTCGTACCTGTTCCTAATTGTTCTATTTGTTTGATATGGTGGTTTATGTAGTAGTATAAATATATAGAATCACTTATACTCTTAGGAATAAAGCTCTTGAAACCTTGATTTGTACAGACTTCATGCTTTGCAATAGAAACTAGACCGATTGGAGCACGACTTGACATAAGTACAGAATTTGTTGGCAGTATACTTGTACTACAAGAATCAAAACCTTGCTTTGTTATATTGCGTTCACCTTGATACACAAACTTTGATTGTTGGTCAGACAAATCCTTTTGAGTTATCCAAACTATATCACCACCATAATTTGCTTCGACGGCTGTTGAAGGTGTCGCACCATTCTTTATTTCTGCAAAATCGATTAGATTTTCAACTTCCCAACCAATAGGAATTTCTCTTTTGAGGCGTTCATTATAGGTCATAGCTCCGCCACTTGATTTATACGGCTTGCCATCCTCATTCGGGAAGTCAAACTGTACAAACCAATAGTCGTAGAGTTGCTTTGCCATCGCCTCTAAATTATCATTTATGAATTAGAAAGATTAAGCCAGATACTTTAAAGAAAATTAGGGTTCCACAATTTGCTTCTTTTTAAATATTTTTCTTTCAAGAATTGCCATATTGCCATATCAGCTAGTAATCTCTCTGATTACAAAGCTGTTAGGTGTATGGCAATTCTTTATTTTTAGGGGTTATCTGCCATATTCGGGCGTTTTTGAGGCATTTTTTGAGAAAAACACAGAAAGTATTGAGCAAAAAAGCATTTTTTCGGTTCAATGCTTGGGGATTTCAATCTTTTTTCGTAACTTCGCCATCGATGCGGAAGAAATTACGTCCCGACGTAGCATCTGATACATCGCGACGTAACAACAACTGCGTCACGACGCAGCATCAGATACGTCGCGACGCAGTTTCAGATACATCCTGGCTTAGCAAGTAATGCTTTCCGAAGTCCAAGTGAGCCTCTTTTGAACCCCCAAGTAAGCCTACTCAAACATTACGTAAGCCTCACTCGAAAAAGAAATAACTTTAATAACAGGACAGATGAAAATAACAGTCATCAGAACCAACCGGCAACACCAGCTTTGCGTTACCAACAGAAGTATCGGACACCTTTTGGAGCGTATGCTCAAAGATGATTCCAAGTTTACCATCCAGAAATTCAGAGATATGGTTCCTTCCATGAATTTCGGTTACGATGGGTATAAAGACATGCCCACCTGGCACCGGGTATACCCTGCCGCCGAGTTTCAGAAAGATGAGAACGGGAATCTCAGGATGAAGGCATTCAACGGCCTCTTGCTCCTATCGTTCAGGAATATACTGAAACCTGAAGACGTCCAGCTCGTGAAGAAACAAGCTGCCTTTCTCCCCTCCACCCTCATTGCCGTGACCGGAGCCGATGGCAGAAGCGTGGAAATACTGGTGAAATTCTCCGATGAAAAGGGTGAACTGCCTACAGATGAAGAACATGCCGACCGACTCTACCAAAGTGCATACCGACACATCCTGCCCATCTACCAGTCTGTCATCCATGCCGAGATAGCCAGCCAAAAGCCTTCGATAAGAAGCTATTTCCTCCTTACGCTCGATACCCAACCCTATTATAATCCTCAGGCTGTCGCCTTGAAAGTAGACGAGAAACTGATGCTTCAGGAACCAACCCCATCCATACCTGAGGCTAAAAGCGACCCGACTGACAAGAAAGAAAAAGGCATGAAAGGCTCGAAAGAGAACATCGAGAAGATGATGAAATATCTGAACGAGAAGTATGACCTGAGATACAACATGGTGATGAAATATACCGAATATGTACCGAAGGACAAGGAATGGATTGGATTTCAAGCCGTGGAACCGAGAGTACAGAAGAGTCTGACACTAGAAGTGCAACTGGCAGGTATCAACGTCAGCATCAAGGACGTTAGAAATTTCCTGGAATCCAATTTCATCAAGAACTATAATCCCGTAGAGGAATTTCTGTTCATCTGTTATGACAACTGGGACGGCAAGGACCATATACGTGCCTTGGCACGTACCGTGCCTACCAACAACCCGCACTGGGAAGACTGGTTCTACACCTGGTTTCTAGCCATGGTGGAGCAATGGCACAACCGCACCGGCAGACAGTATGGCAACAGCGTGGCTCCCCTGCTCATATCCAAACAGGGCTACAACAAGAGTACTTTCTGCCGCCGTCTGATTCCACCCCAGCTGCAATGGGGCTACACCGATAATCTGATTCTCTCTGAGAAGAGACAGGTGTTGCAGGCTATGAGCCAGTGCCTACTTATCAATCTGGATGAATTCAACCAGATTTCAGCCAAGGTACAACAGGGATTCCTGAAAAATCTCATCCAGTTGCCAAACGTGAAATACAAGCCACCCTATGGCAGCCATGTACAGGAGTTCCCCCGCACCGCCTCCTTCATCGCCACAAGCAATATGGACGACATCCTGACCGATCCTTCCGGCAACCGCCGATTCATCGGTATCGAACTGACGGGTCCTATTGATGTAAGCGTGCGCCCCAACTATCAGCAACTCTTTGCCCAAGCAGAAAAGGCAATCTGGAATGGAGAAAAGACCTATTTTGATGCAGAACAGACGGCTCTCATCATGGAGAACAACAGGCGATACCAGCAAATAGATCCAGTCATGCAATGCTTCAGCGAGAGTTTTACGCCAACAGAAGACGAAAATGAGGGTACTTTCATGACTGCCGCCGCCATTTTTAGCGAGTTAAAGGCGAAATATGGGGCATCATTGGAAGCAAAAAGCCTTCTTTCGTTCGGTCGATGCCTGAAGAACATCGATGGACTAAAGAGGAAAAGAACGATGAAAGGTACTGAGTATCTGGTTATTAGGCGAAAATAGCATTAAATTCTCACTATAACAATATATGGCAATTCCCGGCGCTTTTCCGAGAATTGCCATACGTACTTTTACGCTGAGTATCAACCATTTGCACATACAACATGGCAATATGGCAATTAAAACAACGCATTCAAACTTTTTTTATTTTTTCTTCACCAGTCTAATGACATATCCAGACCAAAGGCACCATACGGCAAGTATTCCCATTACGAAGATAAATATATATGTAGCAATACTACCTATGAAGATTCTACCGCTATGAGCCTCCAGAGCCACATTCCATAATGACATGGGCAGTTGGTTCATATAAGCGGGTTGTGGCGCAAAGTCGGTTCCTTCATTATACTCAGCAATGACAGGCGTATCAGAGAAATCCTGGCTCATACCTGCTATCGCTTTTTTTCCGAATGGTGCGCCAGCGTTCTTTAAAGCAGCTTTCCCGGTAGAATAATCAACGGTTGTCCCCTTTACTCTATCCCAAACAAAGAGACCACTAAACGAACCGCAATACCATTTACCATCTTTGCTTTGCTGAAGGACATTCAATCCCATAACACTGACTGGTGGAGTATTGGAGATGGACTCCAACTTTCCGGTCTGGAAATTCACGGAAAAGAAACCATCCGAGGTTGACAAGAGCCAGTCACCGAACTTTTCATCATAACGTACCACACGGAGTTTGTCATTCCAAGGGTTCTTACTATGAAGCGTCGTCCCAGGAATAGACGGCATCTTGTTCAACACCAAGGCTATCATCACAGGTGGACGAAGGCACCAACCTGTCAGGGCTATCAACAAAGTAAGCATGATGGTATATCGGCCTATTTTGTCATGCCATTGTAGCGAAAAGCGAAGCAACCTCTTCTGTTTAGGCTTTAACCAGAAGATAAGACCTGAGATGCAGAGCAACACCAGGATGATGGCAATGCCATCTACGATGAGTTTACCAATGCTGCCAAACAACTCTCCACTGTGAAGCAGCCATATCGTACGAAAGACTGTAACTTTCCCATCATACTCCTTTGGCATAGGCAATTCTATCCGGTGGAAGTTCTGATAAGGTGGCAAGGAAACATAAGCATAGGAGCGGCTGAGAACCAAAAGCGTATCTCCATGAGCAGAAATGTCGCTCAACTTCTCTTCCAGCTCTGTTGGAAGAGTTACGCTTTTCCATATTTTGTGACTCCCCAACCGGTAAAGTGCAAATGGAGATACCGACCAGACAGAACCATCATCCGTTCTGATAACATTTCTTATCTGTCGGCAGTCTGCTCCTGCCGGAATCCCCTTATTAAAGTCCCTGAATGTGGATGCTGTAGAATCCGTTTGCCAGATTCCCCCGTTTCCATACAGCAATATGGCATCATCCAAAGCAAGCGTTCCTCTCAGCAACCCGCCATTCCAATTCTTGAATTCATAGCGACTTGGCAGATATTTCCTGCTCACGTCCACATCTTTGATAAGCGAACGGTGGTTGAGCAAAATACCCGACAAGCAGAACATCAGCATGAAAAAGCTCATACCGATGCCTAACCATTTATGTTGTTTTCTCCAAGTTATTTTCTTATTTAGCATATTCATAATCATTATTACTATCTTGAATCAGGCTGCAAAGGTACATATTTCTAAGAAGGTATGCAATACCTAAAAATAATGATAATGAGGATCTGGCAGTTTTTTTTTCTAAAAATATTTGGTAATTTCAAATTTTCGCCTTATCTTTGCACCCAATATCAGAAAAATCTCGGGGTTGACTGGATTTGACGGCGAGATGAAATGGTACGTAAGCATGCGGAGGCTCGTTGGCTACCTCCTTAATCCTAGTGAACAAAAAATTAATTGGCGAAAATAACTACGCTCTCGCTGCCTAGTCGAAGTATAGTAAACTAGCTTTATTCCAGCACAGGGTGCTGGAACGAGACATCGCTCAACGGATGTTGTTCCGAATCTTGTTGATCAAGCGGTGCAGGTAAATCGGAAATAGTTCATGTACGCCTCGTTGCATGGATGAAATTTTAGAGGATAAGGGTATGATTGGTGGTCCAGGTCCTGTCATGCCTCGAAAACCGAAGGCTGGAATAAGCATGTAGAAAGCGTATGGTTTCCTTGTGCGGACGAGGGTTCGAATCCCTCCAGCTCCACCCTATTTGATAGAAACAAAAAACTCGCAGATTCTTTCTTTAGAATTTGCGAGTTTTTATTTTGCTATTATTGTTTTCTCAAACTTTCACGATACTTCAGAGGTGACATGTGTAGATGCTCTCTTACATATTTACCGAAGAATGAAGTATTGGAGAAGCCCAGTATACCTGAAATCTCCTTGATTGTTTTCGTTGTAGAACGGAGATAATAGGTGATATCAGCAAGCGTATACTCCGTAATCCACTCGATGGCTGTCTTGCCGGAATGGCGCTTGCAGATGATGGAGAGATATTTTGGCGTGATGCAAAGCTGCTGCGCAAAATATTCTACAGGCTGATGCTTGATTTCGCTCTGCTGCAACATCTCCAGGAACTTATCAAAAAAATCGCTGGCACTGGTTCCCAAAGTTTCTTTCGGGAGATCTGTCAGCAAAAGATTGCTCACGGCAAGAAGAGCACTCTTCAGGAGCGTCTCCACTATCTCACGGCGATAAGGTTTCCACGAACTGCGGTCGTTGAACTTCGGATCCAGACAGAGGCGCACCAAGTCGGTAAACTTAGAATAGAATACCATATCCACCTCATTCATCTTCAACACCGAAACCTTGCTCACATACATGGCACGGTTCCATACCGAGATATGAGAACGAAGAATACCAAGCAAGCCGTGATTGCTGACACACATGGCTGTGCATGCAAAATCTTCCGACACCTCTTTGATGTCGAGAATAGAGTTAGGCGGACTGATAAATATATCGCCCTTCTCTACCACGATTTCCCGTCCATTGAGTTCAGCTTTCAGGCTACCTCTCTGACAGGATGCAATCATGTTCATCTGGAATCTCATAGGGTCGGGGTTCTGCAACACCTTGACATTATCTATAATCAAGATGTCCTCATCCAGATAGCTCGCACTGATTTCTGCACTCTGTGCGAACTCACCTTCTTCGATACGCTGCCTGACGTCCTTCTGTTCTTTCATTAATATGTTTTTTTAATTTCTTCACTCTTCGTTCTTCACTCTTCCCTATCAAAAAGCCTCTCTGTATTTATTTTCGTCCTTATCCTCCAACATAGAGAGATAACTCTGATAGCGGCTAGCTGCAATATAATGTTCCTCAACCGCCTTGATTACCGCGCACCCCGGTTCGTGGGTATGGGTACAGTCAGAGAACTTACAATCCTGAGAGAACTTGAAGATTTCCTTAAAATAGCTGGTCAGCTCTTCCTTTTCGATATCAAAGGTACCAAAGCCCTTGATGCCCGGAGTATCAATGAGATAACCACCTTCCGGCAGTTCCAGCATCTCACTGAAGGTTGTGGTATGCATTCCGCTATTATGCACCTCGCTGATTTCGGCGGTACGCTGCTCTGCATCAGGAATGAGCTGGTTGATGAGGGTTGACTTTCCTACCCCGCTGTTGCCGCTCAACAAAGATTTCTTATCCTTGATAAGAGGTCGCAACAGTTCAACACCTTCGCCTGTAGCTGCCGACAATTCGATACATTTATATCCGATGGTTTCATAGAGCGTACACATCATCTTCTCGTAATGCAATTCTTCTTCTGAAAGTATGTCACTTTTATTGAAGATGATGATAACAGGCACTCTATAGGCCTCAGCGCCAGCCAGAAATCGGTCGATGAAGGTAGTAGAAGTCTGCGGATAATTCACCGTTACCACAAGCAGTGCCTGGTCTACATTAGCAGCCAGAATATGACTCTGCTTACTGAGGTTAGGTGATTTACGAATGATATAGTTTTGGCGGTCTTCGATAGAAGAGATAAATGCCGTACCCTCCTGGTTGGTAATAAGCTGCACATAATCACCTACAGCCACAGGATTGGTGCTGCGGATGCCCTTCAATCTGAAATTGCCCTTGATTTTACTTTCTATCAGCTGGCCATCGTCTGTCTTGACGGTGTACCAGCTGCCTGTATTTTTAATAACGAGTCCTCTCATTATCACTTATTAAATAATGTAAGTCCAGAATGATTTAGACTGTCATGATTTCCTTTTCCTTCTCGTCCATCAGGTTTTCGAGCTGCTTGATGTACTTGTCGTGGAGTTTCTGCAAATCGTTCTCAGCATCCTTCTCCAAGTCTTCAGAAAGTCCATCCTTGATAGCTTTCTTCAACTTCTCCTTGATTTCCTGGCGCACGTTGCGCACCTCAATCTTAGCACGCTCAGCAATCTTGTTACACTGCTTTACGAGTTCCTTACGGCGCTCACCTGTTGGCTGAGGAATACCCAGACGTACGATTTCGCCATTGTTCTCAGGAGTGATACCTACACCACTATCCATAATAGCCTTTTCGATATCCTTGATAGCTTTTTTGTCCCAAGGGCGGATAGCGATAGTACGGGCATCAGGGGTTGTAACTGTAGCTACCTGGTTCAGAGGAACCATACTGCCATAACTATTTACGCGCACACCATCGAGGATGGCTACATTAGCACGACCAGCACGAACATGAGAGAGTTCCTCTGCGAGATACATTGCTGCCATCTCCATACGCTCTGCTGCAGAATTCAAAGTTTCTTTAACGTCTATCATAATTATATGTTTTTATTTTATTAATTCTAATCTTTTCAGTTCTTCGCCCACATAGTTGGTGAGTTCTACAAACTGCTGGATAGTGAGCTGTTCAGGACGCTTGGTCATGATGTCTGTGGTGTAGAAATCCTCGCGTGGGGTTACACCCGGGAACATCTGCTTGAGGCTTACACGGAGCATCTTGCGACGCTGGTTGAAGACTGTCTTTACCAGACGCTTAAACAGTTTTTCATCACAGCCAAGGTCAGTCACCTTGTTACGAGTCATACGGATTACCGCACTCTTTACCTTTGGTGGTGGGTTGAATACATTCTCATCTACCGTAAAGAGATATTCCACATCATACCATGCCTGGATGAGCACACTGAGGATACCATAGGCTTTGTTGCCTGGTTCTGATGCCATACGCAATGCCACCTCGCGCTGAATCATTCCGGTACAGCAAGGAATGAGATCCTTGTAATCGAGCATCTTAAAGAATATCTGCGATGAGATATCGTATGGATAATTACCTGTCAGTACAAACTGCTTTCCATCGAATATCTGGTTCAAATCCATTCTCAGGAAGTCTTCACCGATGATATTATCCTTGAGTATCGGGAAATTCTCATGAAGATACGCCACCGACTCCGAGTCGATTTCCACCGCCTTGACGGGTCTTGGTTTCTCTACGAGATATTGGGTAAGAACGCCCATACCTGGTCCGATTTCGAGAACAGGTATATCCGGGCAGGCATCCACCGTATCGGCGATGCGCTTTGCTATATTGAGGTCGGTCAAGAAGTGCTGACCGAGATTCTTCTTAGGCTTTACAGCTTTCATATCTTATCTTTATATTATATATTTTGCAAAAATACGATTATTTTTTGAGAATCCACACGAAGTATGCGATTTTTTTTATCTTTTTGGGTAAAAAAGGGAAAGAGCCACTTGTTTCTTAAAAAAAAGGCTATACTTTTAGCCATAAATGGCGCCCAAGCGTTTATTTATGCTAAAAATATGCAGATTCGAACGATATTGTCAATAAAAGTATTATCTTTGCATCTAATTATGGATATAAAGAAGATAGCAAACAACATATGGAAGGTGGCTTTGTCGCTCATTCTGGGTGGCGCCATCCTTTATTGGATGTATCGCGGATTCGACTTCAAGCAAGTAGAAGATGTTCTGCTTCACAAGATGAGTTGGACCTGGATGCTGCTGTCGTTCCCTTTTGGCATCTCTGCCCAGGTGTTCAGAGGATGGAGATGGAAACAGTCGCTGGAGCCATTAGGCGAGAAGGCCCGCTCCAGTATCAGCATCTACTCCATCTTCCTGTCCTATGCTCTGAGTCTTGTAATTCCTCGTGCGGGCGAGTTTGCCAGATGCGGCGTATTGAAGAAATGGGATGATGTTTCGTTTCCGAAAGCCTTGGGTACCGTCGTTACTGAAAGAGCCATTGATTCACTCCTCGTGCTGCTGATTACGGCGCTGGTCTTTGTGATGCAGATTCCGGTATTCCTCAATTTCTTTGAGAAAACAGGTACGAGCATGGACAGTTTACTCTGCCAGTTTACAGCCACAGGTTACATTGTGACTGCTATCTGTGGCATAGCAGTACTCATCCTGGCTCACTATCTGCTCAAGCGACTCGCTATATATAATAAGGTGAAAGCAACACTGGGAGGACTCTGGCAAGGTATCATCTCGCTGAAAGGTGTCAGAAATGTACCGCTCTACATCGCCCTTACACTGGGCATCTGGTTGAGCTATTTCTTCCACTACTATCTTACCTTCCAATGCTTCGAGGCAACCTCCCATCTCAATCTGATGTGCGGTCTGGTGACATTCATCGTGGGCAGCATAGCGGTCATCGTACCTACTCCAAACGGAGCCGGACCTTGGCATTTTGCCGTCAAGACAATGCTCATACTCTATGGCATTCAGGCAAACGATGCCCTCTTCTTCGTTCTCATCGTACACTCCGTGCAAACCCTGCTTGTAGTCCTTTTGGGAATCTATGCCTGGATAGCACTGGCGTTTACCGGGAAAGTTAAAAGATAAAAGTTAAGAGTTAAAAGTTAATAGTTGATAGCGGCTACGCCGTATAGCGCGAATGCCCTATAAACTATTAACTATAAATTTTAAATTAAATAAATATGGCTGACATTAAGAATTTGAACCCAGTTGAAATCTGGCGTAACTTTGACAAGTTAACACAAGTTCCACGTCCATCTGGACATTTGGAAAAGATTCAGGCTTATTTGCTCGATTGGGCAAAAGAAGCAGGTGTAGAGGCTTTCCAAGACCCAGCAGGCAACATCGTGATGCGCAAACCTGCTACTCCAGGTATGGAGAACCGCAAAGGCATTATTATGCAGGCGCACATGGACATGGTTCCTCAGAAAGCACCAGACAGCAAGCA of Segatella copri contains these proteins:
- a CDS encoding lysylphosphatidylglycerol synthase transmembrane domain-containing protein translates to MDIKKIANNIWKVALSLILGGAILYWMYRGFDFKQVEDVLLHKMSWTWMLLSFPFGISAQVFRGWRWKQSLEPLGEKARSSISIYSIFLSYALSLVIPRAGEFARCGVLKKWDDVSFPKALGTVVTERAIDSLLVLLITALVFVMQIPVFLNFFEKTGTSMDSLLCQFTATGYIVTAICGIAVLILAHYLLKRLAIYNKVKATLGGLWQGIISLKGVRNVPLYIALTLGIWLSYFFHYYLTFQCFEATSHLNLMCGLVTFIVGSIAVIVPTPNGAGPWHFAVKTMLILYGIQANDALFFVLIVHSVQTLLVVLLGIYAWIALAFTGKVKR
- the rsgA gene encoding ribosome small subunit-dependent GTPase A, with the protein product MRGLVIKNTGSWYTVKTDDGQLIESKIKGNFRLKGIRSTNPVAVGDYVQLITNQEGTAFISSIEDRQNYIIRKSPNLSKQSHILAANVDQALLVVTVNYPQTSTTFIDRFLAGAEAYRVPVIIIFNKSDILSEEELHYEKMMCTLYETIGYKCIELSAATGEGVELLRPLIKDKKSLLSGNSGVGKSTLINQLIPDAEQRTAEISEVHNSGMHTTTFSEMLELPEGGYLIDTPGIKGFGTFDIEKEELTSYFKEIFKFSQDCKFSDCTHTHEPGCAVIKAVEEHYIAASRYQSYLSMLEDKDENKYREAF
- the frr gene encoding ribosome recycling factor, with translation MIDVKETLNSAAERMEMAAMYLAEELSHVRAGRANVAILDGVRVNSYGSMVPLNQVATVTTPDARTIAIRPWDKKAIKDIEKAIMDSGVGITPENNGEIVRLGIPQPTGERRKELVKQCNKIAERAKIEVRNVRQEIKEKLKKAIKDGLSEDLEKDAENDLQKLHDKYIKQLENLMDEKEKEIMTV
- the rsmA gene encoding 16S rRNA (adenine(1518)-N(6)/adenine(1519)-N(6))-dimethyltransferase RsmA, giving the protein MKAVKPKKNLGQHFLTDLNIAKRIADTVDACPDIPVLEIGPGMGVLTQYLVEKPRPVKAVEIDSESVAYLHENFPILKDNIIGEDFLRMDLNQIFDGKQFVLTGNYPYDISSQIFFKMLDYKDLIPCCTGMIQREVALRMASEPGNKAYGILSVLIQAWYDVEYLFTVDENVFNPPPKVKSAVIRMTRNKVTDLGCDEKLFKRLVKTVFNQRRKMLRVSLKQMFPGVTPREDFYTTDIMTKRPEQLTIQQFVELTNYVGEELKRLELIK